One window from the genome of Cryptomeria japonica chromosome 6, Sugi_1.0, whole genome shotgun sequence encodes:
- the LOC131077444 gene encoding uncharacterized protein LOC131077444 — MECWLHNQRSINGERNIEMGSFAEREAVLKAQLLGSFECYPHLEQRFWPCDQLLLNHEDLYGAGQNSTAVSSWEPDGAFNLGTSNFNGEESQQLGFESGSLPIQMQGFNNFPFVSSDEDYGFAQLNFPAWQTQPSGQRTASAELPRNSSFYTLEDVMKKLPRVDPLFIPSPPMSLSVPPSSQFSSDTSLSSSQSFSGRVSCPPPPLKPSEAETRHLNQLIPLQTCRKPPYASVVPQSVAARQRRSKIREKMCSLEKLIPQGSKLDTARMLDEAIKYLKFLQAQFDVLESMPPVDSEPHLKSNPKIAVDNVNIYLKANFNGRNALAMQRSGSASASPKKLSTGQMLHSLLSSSRIQKKLFSAGKVIVTVQQKEMLASKRPDLAGDFSNFFFD; from the coding sequence ATGGAGTGTTGGCTTCACAACCAGAGGTCCATCAATGGTGAAAGAAACATTGAGATGGGCTCCTTTGCTGAGAGAGAGGCTGTGCTCAAGGCACAACTGCTCGGCAGCTTCGAATGTTACCCGCATTTGGAGCAGCGATTTTGGCCATGCGACCAGCTGCTTCTAAACCATGAGGACCTTTATGGTGCTGGTCAGAACAGTACAGCGGTTTCGAGCTGGGAACCGGATGGAGCTTTTAACCTTGGCACCAGCAATTTTAATGGAGAGGAGTCGCAGCAGTTAGGGTTTGAGTCCGGGAGCCTCCCGATTCAAATGCAAGGGTTCAACAATTTTCCGTTCGTTTCTTCAGATGAAGATTATGGCTTTGCGCAGCTCAACTTCCCAGCCTGGCAGACTCAGCCAAGCGGTCAAAGAACAGCTTCCGCCGAGCTGCCGAGGAACAGCTCCTTTTATACGCTGGAAGACGTGATGAAGAAGCTCCCCCGCGTTGATCCTCTGTTTATTCCTAGCCCACCGATGAGCCTCAGTGTTCCTCCTTCCTCGCAGTTTTCTTCTGATACGAGCTTGTCTTCAAGCCAATCGTTTTCCGGTAGGGTTTCATGCCCGCCGCCGCCGTTAAAGCCAAGCGAGGCGGAGACAAGGCATTTGAATCAGCTGATACCGTTGCAGACCTGCCGTAAGCCGCCGTATGCTTCCGTAGTGCCACAGAGCGTCGCGGCTCGTCAAAGGAGAAGCAAAATCCGTGAAAAGATGTGTTCTTTGGAGAAACTGATACCTCAGGGTTCGAAACTCGACACGGCCAGAATGCTGGATGAGGCGATCAAGTATCTCAAATTCCTGCAAGCACAATTTGATGTTTTGGAATCCATGCCTCCCGTCGATTCCGAGCCACATCTGAAGTCAAACCCTAAGATTGCCGTTGATAATGTCAATATTTATCTGAAGGCAAATTTTAATGGCCGAAATGCTTTGGCGATGCAGAGATCAGGTTCTGCTTCTGCTTCACCAAAGAAGCTATCTACTGGCCAGATGCTTCACAGCTTACTGAGTTCGTCTAGAATTCAAAAGAAGCTCTTCAGCGCGGGAAAAGTCATCGTTACGGTGCAGCAGAAGGAAATGCTTGCATCTAAACGGCCTGATCTAGCAGgtgatttttccaattttttcttcGACTAA